Within the Pseudomonas putida genome, the region GCCAGCCGTGGGAAAGCCCACCACCGGGTCAACCCGATCCGCCACTTCGGTAAGCATCACAAAACTGTGGCCACCGCCCAGTGCCCCTGGCGCGCCGTTGCCACCATTACCAGCGGCAGGCGCTTCAGTGCTGACACTGGGGTCGTCGCCGGCGGCAATCGCCCGCTGAATACGCTCGACGTCGCTCAATTGCGCCTGGCTCGGCGCAACATCCTGCGTCTGAACGTGGGCTGGCTGGTTAGCCAAGAGTTCGTGGGTCATCACAAGGCTGCTATCGCGGCCGAGTGTCAGCTCGGCGCCGTTATCCAAGCGCACAGCCACGGCGCCGGCGACACCCGTTTGCAGCTGCTCGCCCGCGTACAGGCGGTCACCTTCGATCAGAAGACGCTGGCTGCCATCGCTGCCAACGGCGAATACCTGCCCCACCACCTTGCTGACCACACCGACTGACTTAGCCATGAGCGCACGCCTCCCTAACCGATTGGCTACACAGCCAACAACATGGCAGAGGGAGGTCAACGGCTTCGCGTCCGTCCGATTGTCTCAACCGTGAGCATCGTGCGCGAAGGTCACTGATCTGGCGATAGTAACAATGTAAATTTGCCATCAGCTGATGCCAAATTTTTGTCGCCAAATTCCGCTTTTACCTACCTACCCCACGTCCTTAGCCATAAAAACTCTGGAACTCTTTGCGATGCAGGAAACTCGCAGGCTACAGCGGCTTCCCAAATCACTTGGGTAAAACAATGTCTTGGTTTCGATAGAGCGCATAAGTTTTTTTTCGCATAGGGCTTATGAAAAAATCTTCTTAGCTCGCGCGCTAAATGTTCTTAGCTCTGTTGTTACAAACATGAAACGGTTTTAACTAAAAAAATCGTCATTTTTTTGGCGAATAGCAGGACCATTTTGAGATCAGGGAGAAGTACCCCATGCGCGTTTTCAACCCCATCACCAGTGCAATTCTGTTGGCCATGGCGTGCGCCAACGTTCAGGCGATGTCACTCACCGAGGCCGTCCAGAGCGCCGTGGACTACCACCCGGAAATAAGCTCCAACCGTAACAGCCGGTTATCCGCCGACGAGGACGTGAAATTCGCCCGTGGCGGCTACTACCCAACCGTCGACCTGGTAGCCGGGTACGGCAGGCAGCGTTCGGACAACCTCAACACCCGCGGCCTGAACCCTGACGGTACGCGCAACCACAACAAAGAAACCCTGAACTACACCCAGTCGGAGTTGCGTCTTCGGCAAATGATCTTCGATGGTTTCAACACCGCCAACGAAGTGGGGCGTACCGAGGCGGTAGCGACCTCCCGCGCCTACTACACACAGGCCGTCGCCCAAGATGTCGCCCTGCGCGCGATCGAGGTGTACCTGGAAGTGCTCAAACGCCGCGAGTTGGTGACCCTGGCAAAGAACAACCTGCAGGCGCACTTGCGCGTCAGCGACCAGATAGGCCTGCGTAGCGAGCGGGGCGTGGGCAGCACTGCCGACCTTGACCAATCCCGCGCACGCCGGGCTCTGGCAGAAAACAATCTGGACACCGCCGAGGTCGACCTGGCCGATGCCGAAGCCAATTTCTACAGCGTGGTCGGCCGCCTGCCGGATGAGCTGGAAGGCCCGCAATCGGTCAAGGTGCAAATGCCGGGCACGCTGGACGAGGCGCGCGAAGGCATGCGCCAGAACAACCCCTACCTGAAATCTGCCCAGGCCGACGTCAACGCCGCCGAGCAGCAGTACGAAGTGGCCAAATCACCGTTCTACCCGCGCCTGGACGCGGTGCTGGCCACCGGCGCCAACAACAACCTCGGTGGTGAAAAAGGCCACAGCAACAACGACTGGCAGGCCGGCGTAGAACTCACCTACAACCTGTTCCGCGGCGGCAGCGACAAGGCCCGCCTGCAGTCCGACGCTCACAAGATCAACCAGGCGCTGGACATCCGCAACAACGCGTTGCGCGAGCTGACCGAAAACCTCAGCCTGGCCTGGAACGCCATGAACAACGCGCGTAAGCAGACCCCTACCGCCCGCGAGTACGCAGAAACGACGCAGCGTGTGCGCGCCGCTTATCAGGACCAGTTCGGCCTGGGCCAACGCACCCTGCTCGATGTGCTCGACAGCGAGAATGAGCTCTACAACGCCAACCGCCGTTACACCGAGGTGCGTTACACCGAGGAGTACTCGATGTATCGGGTGCTGGCGACCATGGGTGAGCTGCTGAGCAAACAGCGTATTTCGCTGCCGCCGGAGGCCATTGCCAACAACGACGTACGCACCGAGGCCAGGTTGCCTGACATGCGTTGAGCCAGCCGCTCGCAACTGGCACGCAGTACCGCACCTCACCCCCTAACACCGTGGCGGGAGTAGTTCATCGTGACCAGTATGCAAAGCGCACAACCGCGCCCCGATATCGATGACCCGCTGCTCGATGGCCTGCTGATCCTATGCCACCTGCATGGTCGGCCGGCCAGCCGCGCCAGCCTGAGCAGTGGGCTGCCACTGTTCCAGCAACGCCTGGGGGCGGATTTGCTGCCACGCGCTGCGGCGCGTGCCGGTTTGCAAGGGCGTGTGTTGCAGCGTGAACTGGAGGCCATTTCGCCGCTCAACCTGCCGGTGCTGCTGTTGCTCAAAGACGGCCGCAGTGCCGTGCTGCAGCGCTGGGGCGAAGATGGCCGGGCGCTGATCCTGCCCTGCGAGGCTGAAGGCGGCGAACAATGGGTAGAGCGCGAGGCGCTGGAACAGGCCTACGCAGGCCACGCCCTGTTCGCACGCCCCCGTCATACCCTGGAGGAGGTCCGCTCGCCACTGCTACCGCGGGTCGAGGCCTGGTTCCGCGATACCTTGCGCCATTCCCGCTGGCTGTACGGCGATGCGTTGCTGGCCAGCCTGCTGATCAACCTGCTGGGCCTGATGGTGCCGCTGTTCGTGATGCAGACCTACGACCGCGTAGTACCCAACCAGGCTCTTTCGACCCTGTGGGTGCTGGTCGCTGGCCTGTTCATCGGCACCGCCTTCGAGCTGGTGCTGCGCATGGTCCGCGCCCACCTGCTGGACCAAGCCGGCAAGAAGACCGACCTGATCCTCTCCGCCGCCCTGTTCGAACGCATCACCGGCATGGCGATAAAGGCCAAACCTGCCAGCATCGGCGGCTTCGCCCAGAGCATCCACGACTTCCAGGGCCTGCGCGAATTCCTCACCGCAGTCACCCTGACCAGCATCATCGACCTGCCCTTCGTCGCCCTCATGCTACTGGTGATCGGCCTGCTGGGCGGCTGGCTGGTACTGATCCCGCTGATCGCCTTCCCGCTGGCGGTGGGCTTTGCCCTGCTCATTCAGGCACGCCTGCGCGACACCGTGCAAAAAAGCCTCAGCCTCGGTGCGGTACGCCAGGCATTGCTGATCGAAACCCTCGGTGGCCTGGAAACCCTCAAGGCCTGCGGTGCTCAGAGCGAGCGCCAGTACCAGTGGGAACACACCAATGGCGCCATCGCCCGGCTCGACGCCCACGCCCGCAACCTGTCGTCGCTGGCGAGCAACGGCACGCTGTTCATCCAACAGTTCTGCGGCATGGCCACCATCGTCGCCGGGGTGTACAGCATCATCGCCGGTAACCTCAGTGTCGGCGCCCTGGTCGCCAGCTACATGCTCGGTAGCCGAGTACTGGCACCGCTCGGGCAGATCGCAGGGCTGATCACCCGCTATCAGCAAGCGCAACTGACGATGCGCAGCACCGATGCCCTGATGGCCCTGCCGCAAGAACGCCAGGCCGAACAGCAAGCCCTGGAACACACCGCCCTCAAGGGCGGCCTGACCCTCAGCCATGTCAGCTTCCGTTACCCAGCACAGATCGGCCCGGCACTGCAGGATGTCAATGTGACCATCAAGCCGGGTGAGCGGATCGGCATCATTGGCCGCAGCGGCTCGGGCAAAAGCACCTTGGGCCGGCTACTGATGGGCTTTCATCACCCAGAAGAAGGCCAGGTGTTGCTGGACAACCTCGACCTGCGCCAACTGGACATCGCCGACCTGCGCAGCCAGCTTGGCTACGTGGCCCATGACCTGCCCCTGCTGGCCGGCAGCCTGCGTGACAACCTCACCCTCGGTGCCCGCCACGTGAGCGATGCGCGCATGCTCGAAGTGGCCGAGCTGACCGGCGTCAGCGAGCTGGCCCGCCAGCACCCGCAGGGTTTCGACCGCCCGGTGGGCGAACGCGGCCAGCTGCTCTCCGGCGGGCAGCGCCAGGCCGTGCTACTGGCCCGTGCGCTGCTGCTGGAGCCGCCCATCCTGATCCTCGACGAACCTACCAGCCACATGGACAACAGCAGCGAAGAGCAACTGCGCCAACGCCTGCTGAACTGGGTGCCTGGCAAGACCCTGCTGCTGGTCACCCACCGCACCTCGATGCTGAGCCTGGTGGACCGCCTGCTGGTGCTGGACAACGGCAAGATCGTCGCCGACGGGCCCAAGGATGCGGTC harbors:
- a CDS encoding TolC family outer membrane protein, which encodes MRVFNPITSAILLAMACANVQAMSLTEAVQSAVDYHPEISSNRNSRLSADEDVKFARGGYYPTVDLVAGYGRQRSDNLNTRGLNPDGTRNHNKETLNYTQSELRLRQMIFDGFNTANEVGRTEAVATSRAYYTQAVAQDVALRAIEVYLEVLKRRELVTLAKNNLQAHLRVSDQIGLRSERGVGSTADLDQSRARRALAENNLDTAEVDLADAEANFYSVVGRLPDELEGPQSVKVQMPGTLDEAREGMRQNNPYLKSAQADVNAAEQQYEVAKSPFYPRLDAVLATGANNNLGGEKGHSNNDWQAGVELTYNLFRGGSDKARLQSDAHKINQALDIRNNALRELTENLSLAWNAMNNARKQTPTAREYAETTQRVRAAYQDQFGLGQRTLLDVLDSENELYNANRRYTEVRYTEEYSMYRVLATMGELLSKQRISLPPEAIANNDVRTEARLPDMR
- a CDS encoding type I secretion system permease/ATPase; protein product: MQSAQPRPDIDDPLLDGLLILCHLHGRPASRASLSSGLPLFQQRLGADLLPRAAARAGLQGRVLQRELEAISPLNLPVLLLLKDGRSAVLQRWGEDGRALILPCEAEGGEQWVEREALEQAYAGHALFARPRHTLEEVRSPLLPRVEAWFRDTLRHSRWLYGDALLASLLINLLGLMVPLFVMQTYDRVVPNQALSTLWVLVAGLFIGTAFELVLRMVRAHLLDQAGKKTDLILSAALFERITGMAIKAKPASIGGFAQSIHDFQGLREFLTAVTLTSIIDLPFVALMLLVIGLLGGWLVLIPLIAFPLAVGFALLIQARLRDTVQKSLSLGAVRQALLIETLGGLETLKACGAQSERQYQWEHTNGAIARLDAHARNLSSLASNGTLFIQQFCGMATIVAGVYSIIAGNLSVGALVASYMLGSRVLAPLGQIAGLITRYQQAQLTMRSTDALMALPQERQAEQQALEHTALKGGLTLSHVSFRYPAQIGPALQDVNVTIKPGERIGIIGRSGSGKSTLGRLLMGFHHPEEGQVLLDNLDLRQLDIADLRSQLGYVAHDLPLLAGSLRDNLTLGARHVSDARMLEVAELTGVSELARQHPQGFDRPVGERGQLLSGGQRQAVLLARALLLEPPILILDEPTSHMDNSSEEQLRQRLLNWVPGKTLLLVTHRTSMLSLVDRLLVLDNGKIVADGPKDAVIDALRKGRIGAAL